The proteins below come from a single Chryseobacterium sp. MA9 genomic window:
- a CDS encoding helix-turn-helix domain-containing protein translates to MKELTMQIQHNIFEELVENIKITVQEELEKIKESLSYSKDEELFYTLEQTAKILGIGKQALYGMNSRNEIPYCKRGKKCFYLKVDILNYIQEGRIKSKSEIEKEAQQALLSVKPKNRSHAG, encoded by the coding sequence ATGAAAGAGTTAACAATGCAGATACAGCATAATATTTTTGAAGAATTAGTAGAAAATATTAAAATTACAGTACAGGAAGAATTAGAAAAAATCAAAGAATCATTGAGTTATTCCAAAGATGAAGAATTGTTTTATACATTGGAGCAAACAGCAAAGATTCTAGGTATAGGAAAACAAGCCTTATATGGCATGAACTCTAGAAATGAGATTCCATACTGCAAAAGAGGAAAAAAATGTTTTTATCTCAAAGTAGATATATTAAACTACATTCAGGAAGGCAGAATAAAATCAAAGTCTGAGATTGAGAAAGAAGCACAACAAGCTCTATTATCTGTTAAACCTAAAAATAGAAGTCATGCAGGATAA
- a CDS encoding transposase produces MIVGYHFIKIPDENLCIGLLKDIKEKQGIVCRRCDSSEYYWKQDKTVFECKECGLRTSLKVGTIMNRSRLPIYYWVLAVNCILSGSSKLTIKDIQRVLKHNRYEPILEMCNTIRIQLERLKPERKSGTSLISFSEMPLSEQHFFTWAEFKNESHRKIDQKLIILYLEWLSKSPEIYN; encoded by the coding sequence ATGATAGTTGGTTATCATTTTATAAAAATACCTGATGAAAATCTTTGTATTGGTCTTTTAAAAGATATCAAGGAAAAACAAGGGATTGTTTGTAGGAGATGCGACAGTTCGGAGTATTATTGGAAGCAGGATAAAACTGTATTTGAATGCAAAGAATGTGGATTAAGAACTTCTTTAAAAGTTGGTACTATTATGAACAGGAGTAGACTTCCTATTTATTATTGGGTTCTTGCGGTTAATTGTATCCTAAGTGGTTCTTCTAAACTCACAATCAAAGATATTCAACGAGTTCTCAAACATAACAGGTATGAACCTATTTTAGAAATGTGTAATACCATAAGAATACAGTTGGAAAGACTAAAACCTGAAAGAAAATCAGGAACATCATTAATATCTTTTAGTGAAATGCCTTTATCTGAACAACATTTTTTTACATGGGCAGAGTTCAAAAATGAATCTCATAGAAAAATAGACCAAAAATTGATAATCTTATATCTTGAATGGTTGTCAAAAAGTCCTGAAATCTACAATTGA
- a CDS encoding site-specific integrase, protein MEYKISIMHDTRRATADGTFPAKLRIYSTLRKSAKLYNINRYYTKEDFENITDKRPAKKYQQEVIALKSIEARAEQIARHIEPFNFGDFESQFYGNLIDKSNIFDYYKEAIEGMTGEDRIKTASNYNSSLKSLKRFLNPANPDAVKKLHIIDINKAWLNKYEKYMLDNGKSYTTIGIYLRPLKAMYNIAILENPAYEKHYPFGKGQYEIPATSKVKKALKKDDLKKLYKAIPKTEQQGKAKDFWFLSYVSNGMNINDIARLKFKDLSFEENKLTFYRGKTKRTKKTNLKEVSVLLTPFSKAIISKYQNEETSPEDYVFNILSKDDTATEKVRKIENFTRFVNDHIKILAKANEITEEISSYWARHSFSTMALNSGANIELIGEYLGHSDIKTTKNYLSGFDDANKEAIINKITDFL, encoded by the coding sequence ATGGAATATAAAATATCAATTATGCATGATACTAGGAGGGCAACGGCTGACGGTACGTTTCCTGCTAAGTTGAGGATATATAGTACACTGCGTAAATCTGCAAAGCTTTACAATATCAATAGGTATTATACTAAAGAAGATTTTGAAAATATAACAGATAAAAGACCTGCAAAAAAATATCAACAGGAAGTTATAGCATTAAAAAGCATTGAAGCTAGGGCAGAACAGATTGCAAGGCATATAGAACCATTTAATTTTGGTGATTTTGAATCACAGTTTTACGGTAACCTTATAGATAAAAGTAATATATTCGATTATTATAAAGAAGCTATTGAGGGTATGACAGGTGAAGATAGAATCAAAACTGCAAGTAATTATAATAGCAGTTTAAAATCATTGAAACGTTTTCTTAATCCCGCCAATCCTGATGCTGTGAAAAAGCTTCATATTATCGATATCAATAAAGCATGGTTAAATAAATATGAAAAATATATGCTTGATAATGGCAAGTCTTATACCACGATAGGTATTTATTTAAGGCCATTGAAAGCAATGTATAATATTGCAATATTAGAAAATCCTGCTTATGAAAAACATTATCCTTTTGGTAAAGGGCAATATGAAATTCCTGCAACTTCAAAAGTTAAGAAGGCATTAAAAAAAGACGATTTGAAAAAATTGTATAAGGCTATACCAAAAACAGAGCAACAAGGGAAAGCTAAGGATTTTTGGTTTTTATCATATGTCAGTAATGGGATGAATATAAATGATATAGCTCGGCTCAAATTCAAGGATTTATCATTTGAAGAAAACAAATTGACTTTTTACAGAGGAAAAACAAAGCGTACTAAAAAAACAAATCTTAAAGAAGTTTCTGTTTTACTTACGCCTTTTTCCAAAGCTATTATAAGTAAATACCAAAACGAAGAAACAAGCCCTGAAGACTATGTTTTTAATATTCTTTCAAAAGATGATACAGCCACAGAAAAGGTAAGAAAGATTGAAAACTTTACGAGGTTTGTTAATGACCACATCAAAATTCTTGCAAAAGCCAATGAAATAACAGAAGAAATTTCTTCTTACTGGGCTAGGCATAGTTTTTCTACAATGGCTTTAAATTCTGGAGCTAATATAGAGTTAATAGGAGAGTATTTAGGACATAGTGATATAAAGACTACAAAAAATTATTTAAGTGGTTTTGATGATGCCAATAAAGAGGCAATCATAAATAAGATTACAGACTTTTTATGA
- a CDS encoding type II toxin-antitoxin system antitoxin SocA domain-containing protein has product MNKTLAFDYFVYQLVDWYKEAYGGGIDNDLSTLKVLKLLFFTTAIGAKKDDNSSLLDSTFNNFYALPYGHVEGDIYDDIKQKKTAYTINNYSTTGIYTETTELADEIKTKISESIAKLKSENPDLIKMSSFDLVELSHSWYSWRYYFNIAKSKGLYREAIPKEVIKSENKYFHI; this is encoded by the coding sequence ATGAATAAAACATTAGCTTTTGATTATTTTGTTTACCAGTTAGTTGATTGGTACAAAGAGGCTTATGGGGGTGGTATTGACAATGATTTAAGCACTTTGAAGGTTCTGAAATTATTATTTTTTACAACAGCAATTGGAGCTAAAAAAGATGATAATTCTTCTTTACTTGATTCAACTTTTAATAATTTTTATGCCTTACCATATGGGCATGTTGAAGGAGATATATATGATGATATTAAACAAAAAAAGACTGCCTATACAATAAATAACTACAGTACGACAGGAATTTATACAGAAACTACAGAACTTGCAGATGAAATCAAAACAAAAATTTCAGAAAGCATAGCAAAATTGAAATCTGAGAATCCCGATTTAATCAAAATGTCTTCTTTTGACTTAGTAGAATTAAGTCACTCTTGGTATTCTTGGAGATACTATTTTAACATTGCTAAATCTAAAGGGCTGTATCGTGAAGCAATTCCCAAAGAAGTTATTAAGAGTGAAAATAAATATTTTCATATATAA